One Panicum virgatum strain AP13 chromosome 9K, P.virgatum_v5, whole genome shotgun sequence genomic region harbors:
- the LOC120649783 gene encoding uncharacterized protein LOC120649783 translates to MGDERGETDPPPPVAAALPRRAATGGTPTASRGSSTASSCSSNSHPSAPAPASTGTPPSAVVPWAARAGDSCYYPGCRKDANCACEMCLASIDATRDLVRAPEAASARRFFAGAAAATRGRRPALFCRDRGAGAGSDLTEPPSTPPMRSTAKSRRPPGQAARGGGARAAGVSHDWAVYAATVLGFLLLLWVDTGLVPEAAARGFGPKLSPEAVARVGADARLAPGGLEHKLRVLERRVGQLVGGERAANCSSQDSVWRLLQNDQHVFRWRCTVYKSAAEEVNVWGSPLRTSGLVPAALSARHLTLLSGEITEWSDGRLWPTVRASNGSSWAYRRQSAAAVRLEPETWVLEYQRSTLFEGTRLIPAAAELLASRCSTLARRRLQSKRRLFGGAQASPT, encoded by the exons ATGGGCGACGAGAGGGGGGAGACGGATCCGCCCCCACCGGTGGCCGCGGCGCTGCCCAGGAGGGCGGCCACCGGCGGCACGCCCACCGCGTCGCGCGGCTCCAGcacggcctcctcctgctcctccaaCTCCCACCcgtccgcccccgcccccgcctccacggggacgccgccgtccgccgtcgTGCCctgggcggcgcgcgcgggggacAGCTGCTACTACCCCGGGTGCCGCAAGGACGCCAACTGCGCCTGCGAGATGTGCCTCGCCAGCATCGACGCCACGCGGGACCTGGTCCGCGCGCCCGAGGCGGCCTCCGCGCGCAGGTTcttcgcgggcgccgccgccgccaccaggggCCGGCGGCCCGCGCTCTTCTGCCGCGACCgcggcgccggggcggggtccgacCTCACCGagccgccgtcgacgccgccgatGCGGTCCACGGCCAAGTCCAGGAGGCCGCCGGGGCAGGCGGCCCGCGGGGGCGGGGCGAGGGCCGCTGGGGTTTCGCACGACTGGGCGGTCTACGCGGCCACGGTTCTTGGGTTCCTGCTCCTGCTCTGGGTCGACACGGGGCTCGTCCcggaggccgcggcgagagGGTTTGGACCCAAGCTGTCGCCGGAGGCCGTGGCGAGGGTGGGCGCCGACGCGCGACTCGCGCCTGGCGGCCTGGAACACAAGCTCCGCGTCCTGGAGCGCAGGGTCGGgcagctcgtcggcggcgagagggCCGCCAATTGCAGCTCGCAAGACTCCGTCTGGCGACTCCTCCAG AATGATCAGCACGTGTTCCGCTGGCGCTGCACGGTGTACAAGTCCGCGGCCGAGGAGGTCAACGTCTGGGGGAGCCCTCTCCGCACCTCCGGCCTCGTCCCGGCCGCGCTCTCGGCGCGGCACCTCACCCTCCTCTCCGGCGAGATCACCGAG TGGTCCGACGGGAGGTTGTGGCCGACGGTGCGGGCGAGCAACGGCAGTTCCTGGGCCTACCGGAggcagagcgcggcggcggtgcggctggAGCCGGAGACGTGGGTGCTGGAGTACCAGAGGAGCACGCTATTCGAGGGCACGCGGCTGATACCGGCCGCTGCGGAGCTGCTCGCGTCCAGGTGCTCGACGCTGGCGCGGCGAAGGCTGCAGTCAAAGAGGCGGCTTTTCGGTGGCGCACAGGCGAGCCCAACCTGA
- the LOC120648491 gene encoding uncharacterized protein LOC120648491, translating to MEVEAVSCECCGLEEECTGEYTAGVRAYFGGRWLCGLCSESVKYEAGKRAGGAAPGVEEAVRAHMAICRTLKSGGPAGRVADGMRQMLRTASWKKAAAATPSRSAGGQGHHRSSPLSIGL from the coding sequence ATGGAGGTGGAGGCGGTCAGCTGCGAGTGCTGCGGGCTGGAGGAGGAGTGCACGGGCGAGTACACCGCCGGCGTGCGGGCCTACTTCGGGGGCAGGTGGCTGTGCGGGCTGTGCTCGGAGAGCGTCAAGTACGAGGCCGGcaagcgcgcgggcggcgcggcgcccggcGTGGAGGAGGCCGTGCGCGCGCACATGGCCATCTGCCGCACGCTCAAGAGCGGCGGGCCCGCGGGCCGCGTCGCCGACGGCATGCGCCAGATGCTGCGCACCGCGTCCtggaagaaggcggcggcggctaccccGTCGCGGTCGGCGGGGGGCCAGGGCCACCACCGCTCCTCGCCGCTCTCCATCGGGCTCTGA
- the LOC120649784 gene encoding tRNA (guanine-N(7)-)-methyltransferase non-catalytic subunit wdr4-like has translation MEDPAVEEAEVSGAAEFAPALIAAHPHGNSVAVAIGPELRVFDLKAGSQVLLSHDCGGRSHSDAIRAICFSVSGALFASAGDDKLVKVWKTDSWRCIRTITSEKRVSAVAISNDDLYVTFADKFGVVWLVTLGEDGTEQVSVDNKPVSILGHYCSIITSMKFSPDGRFIATADRDFKIRVTLFPKNPLKGAHKIQCFCLGHTDFVSCIAFTSMSENQSFLISGGGDSTVRLWDYINGLLLDTCQVRDKMGELLEPNETDDSTLAIADICPSNGDSLVAVAIQSFNGVMLLACDVVEKKLSFLKVITMEKSYIPTSLASSFSSELLWTVMGASNMPNQASSQLLTRLRIIPCFQKDLISSDNSPAVLEDSAVPHGEKLLLALQGSLDIAKQEEVLASVLAALKVSMHKMLVKKHYSEERREQRKRGRNDKKIKN, from the exons atggAGGACCCAGCTGTCGAGGAGGCCGAGGTGAGCGGTGCCGCAGAGTTCGCGCCGGCGCTTATCGCCGCCCATCCCCACGGAAactccgtcgccgtcgccatcggGCCGGAGCTCCGCGTGTTTGATCTCAA GGCTGGTTCTCAAGTTTTGTTGTCACATGATTGTGGCGGCCGTTCTCATTCAGACGCTATAAGAGCTATTTGCTTTAGTGTGAGTGGTGCTTTATTTGCATCCGCTGGTGATGACAAACTTGTGAAGGTTTGGAAGACTGATTCATGGCGCTGCATCCGGACTAT AACATCAGAGAAGAGGGTCAGTGCAGTTGCTATTAGCAACGATGACCTGTATGTAACTTTTGCAGATAAATTCGGCGTTGTTTGGTTAGTCACGTTGGGGGAAGATGGTACAGAGCAGGTTTCAGTTGATAACAAACCTGTGTCAATTCTTGGTCACTACTGTAGTATCATCACTAGTATG AAGTTTTCGCCAGATGGCAGGTTCATTGCTACTGCTGATAGGGACTTCAAAATACGA GTTACATTATTCCCAAAGAATCCTCTAAAGGGGGCCCACAAAATACAGTGCTTTTGCCTTGGGCATACAGA CTTTGTGTCATGCATCGCCTTCACAAGCATGTCTGAAAACCAGAGCTTTCTTATATCAGGAGGAGGTGATTCAACT GTTCGCCTGTGGGACTACATAAATGGATTGCTCCTTGATACATGCCAAGTCAGAGACAAG ATGGGAGAACTCTTAGAACCAAATGAAACAGATGATAGCACTCTAGCCATTGCAGATATATGTCCGAGTAATGGTGACTCATTGGTTGCTGTAGCTATTCAAAG TTTCAATGGCGTAATGCTTTTAGCATGTGATGTAGTAGAAAAGAAGTTATCTTTCCTAAAG GTGATTACAATGGAAAAGAGCTATATTCCTACTAGCTTAGCATCCAGCTTCTCATCAGAACTCCTATGGACTGTCATGGGTGCATCAAACATGCCCAACCAGGCTTCCTCCCAGTTATTAACCCGTTTAAGGATCATTCCCTGCTTCCAAAAGGATCTGATATCATCCGATAACAGTCCTGCAGTCCTTGAAGATAGTGCAGTACCGCACGGTGAGAAGCTCCTTTTGGCGCTGCAAGGAAGCCTCGACATTGCAAAGCAAGAAGAGGTCTTAGCTTCAGTGCTGGCTGCGCTGAAGGTTTCTATGCATAAGATGCTGGTGAAGAAGCACTACTCGGAAGAGAGGAGGGAGcagaggaaaaggggcaggaaCGACAAGAAGATCAAGAACTAG
- the LOC120649785 gene encoding FCS-Like Zinc finger 8-like translates to MFLRSKIQEMILRRRSRSMNSSAGAQRGHVPDQLARSSTAPCDGDGAGAGGSKSATARALFASPRLSHSSSLPAGTVFAKSPVLDAESETAISMSPTSVLDAAAAFGSGPDAVGGGKRRPWRDNGLHGLADVLDCGDQQPERIVLAATSPSLLVRSCSLDRRVEFGVKNKSSWLPLRACSGREATSPAPADPWEMEPSSEDYTCVISRGPNPRTVHIFGDRVVEAGAADASGTETSPRPINLPAVGDRGFLSL, encoded by the coding sequence ATGTTCTTGCGATCGAAGATCCAGGAGATGATCCTGAGAAGGAGGTCCAGGTCGATGAACAGCAGCgccggcgcgcagcggggccacGTCCCCGATCAGCTCGCGAGATCGTCGACGGCTCcatgcgacggcgacggcgccggcgccggcggcagcaagAGTGCCACTGCACGTGCCCTGTTCGCCTCGCCGAGGCTATCGCACTCTTCCTCCCTGCCCGCCGGCACCGTCTTCGCCAAGAGCCCCGTGCTGGACGCCGAGTCCGAGACGGCCATCTCCATGAGCCCGACCTCCGTgctcgacgcggcggcggccttcggGTCCGGCCCCGatgccgtcggcggcggcaagcGCCGGCCGTGGCGGGACAACGGCCTGCACGGCCTCGCGGACGTGCTGGACTGCGGCGACCAGCAGCCGGAGCGGATCGTCCTCGCCGCGACGTCGCCGTCCCTGCTGGTCAGGTCGTGCTCCCTGGACCGCCGCGTCGAGTTCGGCGTCAAGAACAAGAGCTCGTGGCTGCCCCTCCGCGCCTGCAGCGGCCGCGAGgccacgtcgccggcgccggctgaCCCGTGGGAGATGGAGCCGTCGTCGGAGGACTACACGTGCGTCATCTCCCGCGGGCCGAACCCCAGGACGGTGCACATCTTCGGCGACCGCGTCGtggaggccggcgccgcggaCGCGAGCGGCACGGAGACCTCGCCGCGGCCGATCAATCTGCCGGCGGTCGGCGACCGGGGCTTCTTGAGCCTGTGA